The proteins below come from a single Mytilus edulis chromosome 5, xbMytEdul2.2, whole genome shotgun sequence genomic window:
- the LOC139523048 gene encoding uncharacterized protein isoform X2, producing the protein MEDTSRLKAPRKLKLSKPRPRTKDLNQNNIPAKPFSTDDFPVPRSSHDTLLQEENYDIRGDNIECQSISSDTSDILNTKNIYMTFDQNRNCYLSSRRSSEASSICSNPEDINANTTYDISKMRAPRKVKLTKPRPLKSKPDENGNEKEMKIEINQDEQNSKDLMDKISDLMSQLKQGSLSANNCLHLRDLLAAHCPHLELINKEYIDSCFRHIEEVLKEKKQQDKLVLVSLRDLIALRQRAWQPYPKPPTSRSVDSGIDIEDSIDVEDQVLWDTEEDFEDDLTNEILSQCNKTKDGEKERSPSPQSVIEAVKGLKIVGEDAEFVKAAAALLQKFLKNRPIPDEKENKKNGKTLEQKENKKNKSKNSVMRQPLGPGTSDKLVKEVEETLPNGMHSAKGRRAMFKVYNSAMSGGFNDDHENPKLPQSYDREELLYLALSPLSKKCPTELSYLSKVFPDVCFLQVDRYFHKDGLPVKDYSWSCPIRGTTKQDTSSVDNGKQGFNSNFLRRGFSCPSGDSDTDSNSSREEIGNCQKNTTGYGTPSLRRAFSYPEGESNSFSNNGHRNGFSTKEGFGSRDFSNGFNKAISSYRIHDQESKEHIYNNNRNCFGSPSDRQTSQTENNKFGNHDNNGQRKGFGSPNNNSELTS; encoded by the exons ATGGAGGACACTTCAAGGTTAAAGGCTCCCAGGAAACTGAAATTATCAAAGCCAAGGCCAAGAACAAAAG ACTTGAATCAGAATAACATTCCAGCTAAACCATTCAGCACTGACGACTTCCCTGTACCTAGATCTTCCCATGATACATTACTACAGGAAGAAAATTATGACATCAGGGGAGATAATATTGAATGTCAAAGTATATCATCTGATACTTCTGATATCTTGAACACAAAAAACATCTACATGACTTTTGATCAGAACAGAAACTGTTACCTTTCAAGTAGACGAAGTTCAGAAGCCAGTTCTATTTGCAGCAATCCTGAGGATATAAATGCCAACACAA CTTATGACATATCAAAAATGAGGGCTCCAAGGAAAGTCAAACTTACCAAACCTAGACCACTTAAATCAAAACCAGatgaaaatggaaatgaaaaagaaatgaaaattgaaataaatcaaGATGAACAGAATAGCAAAG ATCTGATGGATAAGATAAGTGACCTGATGTCACAGTTAAAGCAAGGTTCTTTATCGGCCAATAATTGTTTACATCTCCGTGATCTGCTGGCAGCTCATTGTCCACATTTAGAACTCATCAATAAAG AATATATTGATAGCTGTTTCCGACATATAGAAGAGGTATTAAAAGAGAAAAAACAGCAAGATAAATTGGTTCTTGTCAGTTTGAGGGACCTTATTGCATTACGACAGAGAGCATGGCAACCATATCCAAAACCACCTACCAGTAGA AGTGTGGATTCTGGCATAGATATAGAAGATAGTATAGATGTGGAAGACCAAGTTCTATGGGATACAGAAGAAGATTTTGAAGATGACTTAACCAATGAAAT TTTGTCACAGTGCAATAAAACTAAAGATGGAGAGAAAGAAA gATCACCAAGTCCACAGAGTGTTATTGAAGCTGTCAAAGGACTGAAAATAGTAGGGGAAGACGCGGAATTTGTCAAG GCTGCTGCAGCATTGCTacagaaatttttgaaaaataggcCAATTCCAGATGagaaagaaaacaagaaaaatggGAAAACTCTTGAACagaaagaaaacaagaaaaataaatcaaag AATAGTGTGATGAGACAGCCATTAGGACCAGGAACCAGTGATAAACTAGTAAAAGAAGTGGAGGAAACATTGCCTAATGGGATGCACTCTGCTAAAGGAAGGCGTGCAATGTTCAAAGTATACAATAGTGCAATGTCTGGAGGTTTTAATG ATGACCATGAGAACCCCAAGTTACCACAGTCGTACGATAGAGAGGAATTATTGTATTTAGCGTTATCTCCCCTTTCAAAGAAATGTCCTACAGAGTTATCCTACCTGAGTAAAGTTTTCCCTGATGTTTGCTTCCTACAG gTTGACAGATATTTCCACAAAGACGGTTTACCTGTTAAAGATTACAGTTGGAGTTGTCCTATAAGGGGGACGACTAAACAAGATACCAGTTCAGTTGACAATGGCAAGCAAGGATTCAATTCAAATTTTCTTAGAAGAGGGTTCAGTTGTCCATCTGGAGATTCAGATACTGATTCCAACAGTTCTAGAGAGGAAATAGGAAACTGTCAGAAAAACACAACTGGATATGGAACTCCTTCACTAAGGAGAGCATTTAGTTATCCTGAAGGAGAATCCAACAGTTTTTCGAACAATGGACACAGAAATGGCTTCTCAACCAAAGAAGGGTTTGGATCCAGGGATTTCAGTAATGGATTCAACAAAGCTATTTCATCTTATAGGATCCATGACCAGGAATCAAAGGAGCACATTTATAACAACAACAGAAATTGTTTTGGATCCCCAAGTGACAGACAGACAAGTCAAACCGAGAACAATAAGTTTGGCAATCATGATAACAATGGACAAAGAAAAGGATTTGGTTCTCCCAATAACAACAGTGAACTTACCAGTTGA
- the LOC139523048 gene encoding uncharacterized protein isoform X1, which produces MEDTSRLKAPRKLKLSKPRPRTKDLNQNNIPAKPFSTDDFPVPRSSHDTLLQEENYDIRGDNIECQSISSDTSDILNTKNIYMTFDQNRNCYLSSRRSSEASSICSNPEDINANTTYDISKMRAPRKVKLTKPRPLKSKPDENGNEKEMKIEINQDEQNSKDLMDKISDLMSQLKQGSLSANNCLHLRDLLAAHCPHLELINKEYIDSCFRHIEEVLKEKKQQDKLVLVSLRDLIALRQRAWQPYPKPPTSRKKSITWSEIKEEIPYRDCMLNDSTHIPLVQNQMSVDSGIDIEDSIDVEDQVLWDTEEDFEDDLTNEILSQCNKTKDGEKERSPSPQSVIEAVKGLKIVGEDAEFVKAAAALLQKFLKNRPIPDEKENKKNGKTLEQKENKKNKSKNSVMRQPLGPGTSDKLVKEVEETLPNGMHSAKGRRAMFKVYNSAMSGGFNDDHENPKLPQSYDREELLYLALSPLSKKCPTELSYLSKVFPDVCFLQVDRYFHKDGLPVKDYSWSCPIRGTTKQDTSSVDNGKQGFNSNFLRRGFSCPSGDSDTDSNSSREEIGNCQKNTTGYGTPSLRRAFSYPEGESNSFSNNGHRNGFSTKEGFGSRDFSNGFNKAISSYRIHDQESKEHIYNNNRNCFGSPSDRQTSQTENNKFGNHDNNGQRKGFGSPNNNSELTS; this is translated from the exons ATGGAGGACACTTCAAGGTTAAAGGCTCCCAGGAAACTGAAATTATCAAAGCCAAGGCCAAGAACAAAAG ACTTGAATCAGAATAACATTCCAGCTAAACCATTCAGCACTGACGACTTCCCTGTACCTAGATCTTCCCATGATACATTACTACAGGAAGAAAATTATGACATCAGGGGAGATAATATTGAATGTCAAAGTATATCATCTGATACTTCTGATATCTTGAACACAAAAAACATCTACATGACTTTTGATCAGAACAGAAACTGTTACCTTTCAAGTAGACGAAGTTCAGAAGCCAGTTCTATTTGCAGCAATCCTGAGGATATAAATGCCAACACAA CTTATGACATATCAAAAATGAGGGCTCCAAGGAAAGTCAAACTTACCAAACCTAGACCACTTAAATCAAAACCAGatgaaaatggaaatgaaaaagaaatgaaaattgaaataaatcaaGATGAACAGAATAGCAAAG ATCTGATGGATAAGATAAGTGACCTGATGTCACAGTTAAAGCAAGGTTCTTTATCGGCCAATAATTGTTTACATCTCCGTGATCTGCTGGCAGCTCATTGTCCACATTTAGAACTCATCAATAAAG AATATATTGATAGCTGTTTCCGACATATAGAAGAGGTATTAAAAGAGAAAAAACAGCAAGATAAATTGGTTCTTGTCAGTTTGAGGGACCTTATTGCATTACGACAGAGAGCATGGCAACCATATCCAAAACCACCTACCAGTAGA AAAAAATCTATAACTTGGAGTGAAATTAAAGAAGAAATTCCTTACAGAGATTGCATGTTGAATGATTCTACCCACATACCATTAGTACAAAATCAAATg AGTGTGGATTCTGGCATAGATATAGAAGATAGTATAGATGTGGAAGACCAAGTTCTATGGGATACAGAAGAAGATTTTGAAGATGACTTAACCAATGAAAT TTTGTCACAGTGCAATAAAACTAAAGATGGAGAGAAAGAAA gATCACCAAGTCCACAGAGTGTTATTGAAGCTGTCAAAGGACTGAAAATAGTAGGGGAAGACGCGGAATTTGTCAAG GCTGCTGCAGCATTGCTacagaaatttttgaaaaataggcCAATTCCAGATGagaaagaaaacaagaaaaatggGAAAACTCTTGAACagaaagaaaacaagaaaaataaatcaaag AATAGTGTGATGAGACAGCCATTAGGACCAGGAACCAGTGATAAACTAGTAAAAGAAGTGGAGGAAACATTGCCTAATGGGATGCACTCTGCTAAAGGAAGGCGTGCAATGTTCAAAGTATACAATAGTGCAATGTCTGGAGGTTTTAATG ATGACCATGAGAACCCCAAGTTACCACAGTCGTACGATAGAGAGGAATTATTGTATTTAGCGTTATCTCCCCTTTCAAAGAAATGTCCTACAGAGTTATCCTACCTGAGTAAAGTTTTCCCTGATGTTTGCTTCCTACAG gTTGACAGATATTTCCACAAAGACGGTTTACCTGTTAAAGATTACAGTTGGAGTTGTCCTATAAGGGGGACGACTAAACAAGATACCAGTTCAGTTGACAATGGCAAGCAAGGATTCAATTCAAATTTTCTTAGAAGAGGGTTCAGTTGTCCATCTGGAGATTCAGATACTGATTCCAACAGTTCTAGAGAGGAAATAGGAAACTGTCAGAAAAACACAACTGGATATGGAACTCCTTCACTAAGGAGAGCATTTAGTTATCCTGAAGGAGAATCCAACAGTTTTTCGAACAATGGACACAGAAATGGCTTCTCAACCAAAGAAGGGTTTGGATCCAGGGATTTCAGTAATGGATTCAACAAAGCTATTTCATCTTATAGGATCCATGACCAGGAATCAAAGGAGCACATTTATAACAACAACAGAAATTGTTTTGGATCCCCAAGTGACAGACAGACAAGTCAAACCGAGAACAATAAGTTTGGCAATCATGATAACAATGGACAAAGAAAAGGATTTGGTTCTCCCAATAACAACAGTGAACTTACCAGTTGA